A single Danio rerio strain Tuebingen ecotype United States chromosome 17, GRCz12tu, whole genome shotgun sequence DNA region contains:
- the coch gene encoding cochlin isoform X1 codes for MSLWFAVLHVLGILSLSWCTSGSELNVATPISCGTRAVDLSDTHLLVLCPANCSLWSLSVFGSGVYASISSICGAAIHRGIIGLSGGPVEVHGLQGRTNYLSSYAHGVQSQSLSQWSASFTVARTISLPLEVSSQTSSSATVASGAAKKPVKKIVKKPPPATAHKDCPVDMALLLDSSYNIGQRRFNLQKNFVSKLATMLKVGTQGPHVGVVQTSETPRTEFYLTNYTTAKDVTFAIKEIPYIGGNTNTGKAILHTVRNFFSPDFGVRRGYPRVIVVFVDGWPSDNVEEAAILARESGINIFFVSVAKPSPEEASLVSDQDFMRKAVCKDNEFFTFTMPSWFSTNKFVKPLAQKLCSIDQMLCSKTCYNSVDLGFLIDGSSSVGDGNFRLVLDLLVSIARSFDISDIGSRIGAIQFTYDQRMEFNFNDHVLKDNALRALQKIPYMSGGTATGDAINFAVRSLFKPRSSSNRKFLIIITDGQSYDDVRVPAMAAQREGITVYAVGVAWAPMEDLKAMASEPKESHVFFTREFTGLGQFQQPIVRGICRDFTEFN; via the exons ATGTCGTTGTGGTTTGCTGTCCTTCATGTTTTAG GTATTCTCTCTTTGAGCTGGTGCACTTCTGGATCTGAATTAAACG TGGCAACGCCGATTAGCTGTGGGACTCGTGCGGTGGATCTGTCAGACACACATCTGCTGGTGCTCTGTCCAGCAAACTGCTCTCTGTGGAGCCTCTCAGTGTTTGGTTCTGGAGTTTATGCCTCTATTTCCAGCATATGCGGAGCAGCCATTCACAG AGGAATCATAGGTCTGTCTGGTGGACCAGTGGAGGTTCACGGACTGCAAGGGAGGACAAACTACCTCAGCTCTTACGCTCATGGTGTTCAGTCGCAGTCACTGTCGCAATGGAGCGCATCGTTCACTGTGGCCC GAACAATTAGCTTGCCTTTGGAAGTGTCCAGCCAAACCAGCAGTTCTGCCACCGTCGCATCTGGAGCAG CCAAGAAGCCAGTGAAAAAAATAGTGAAGAAGCCTCCTCCAGCAACAGCACACAAAG ATTGTCCAGTTGATATGGCTTTGTTGCTGGATAGCAGCTACAACATCGGACAGCGGCGGTTCAACTTGCAGAAGAACTTTGTCAGTAAACTTGCAACCATGCTGAAGGTTGGGACACAAGGTCCTCATGTAGGAGTGGTGCAAACCAG TGAAACACCTCGAACTGAATTCTACCTGACAAACTATACGACAGCCAAAGATGTGACCTTTGCCATCAAAGAAATCCCGTACATTGGGGGCAATACCAATACAG GTAAGGCCATACTGCACACCGTGAGGAACTTCTTCAGTCCGGATTTTGGGGTGCGGAGAGGTTACCCACGGGTCATTGTGGTGTTTGTTGATGGGTGGCCTTCTGATAATGTGGAGGAGGCAGCAATTTTAGCCAGAGAGTCTGGCATTAACATCTTCTTTGTGTCTGTGGCCAAGCCTTCCCCTGAGGAGGCAAGTCTGGTGAGCGATCAAGACTTCATGAGAAAG GCAGTGTGCAAGGACAATGAGTTCTTCACCTTCACCATGCCCAGTTGGTTCAGCACCAACAAGTTTGTAAAGCCACTAGCTCAAAAGCTTTGCTCCATCGATCAGATGCTTTGCAGCAAGACGTGCTACAACTCAGTGGATCTGGGCTTCCTGATCGATGGCTCCAGCAGTGTAGGTGACGGGAACTTCCGGCTGGTGCTGGACCTCCTTGTCTCCATCGCACGTAGCTTTGATATCTCCGACATTGGATCTCGCATTGGTGCCATCCAGTTTACCTATGACCAAAGGATGGAGTTCAACTTCAATGACCACGTCTTGAAAGATAATGCTCTAAGGGCCCTGCAGAAGATCCCGTATATGAGCGGGGGAACAGCCACTGGAGATGCCATTAACTTTGCTGTGCGGAGTCTCTTTAAACCCCGCTCAAGCTCCAACAGGAAGTTTCTCATCATCATCACTGATGGACAATCTTACGATGATGTGAGAGTTCCAGCTATGGCTGCCCAAAGAGAGG GAATCACTGTTTACGCAGTGGGTGTTGCTTGGGCTCCTATGGAAGATCTGAAGGCGATGGCGTCTGAGCCCAAGGAGAGCCATGTGTTTTTCACTCGCGAGTTCACCGGGTTGGGACAGTTCCAGCAGCCCATCGTCCGGGGCATCTGCAGGGACTTCACAGAGTTCAATTAG
- the coch gene encoding cochlin precursor (The RefSeq protein has 1 substitution compared to this genomic sequence), translating to MSLWFAVLHVLGILSLSWCTSGSELNVATPISCGTRAVDLSDTHLLVLCPANCSLWSLSVFGSGVYASISSICGAAIHRGIIGLSGGPVEVHGLQGRTNYLSSYAHGVQSQSLSQWSASFTVARTISLPLEVSSQTSSSAIVASGAAKKPVKKIVKKPPPATAHKDCPVDMALLLDSSYNIGQRRFNLQKNFVSKLATMLKVGTQGPHVGVVQTSETPRTEFYLTNYTTAKDVTFAIKEIPYIGGNTNTGKAILHTVRNFFSPDFGVRRGYPRVIVVFVDGWPSDNVEEAAILARESGINIFFVSVAKPSPEEASLVSDQDFMRKAVCKDNEFFTFTMPSWFSTNKFVKPLAQKLCSIDQMLCSKTCYNSVDLGFLIDGSSSVGDGNFRLVLDLLVSIARSFDISDIGSRIGAIQFTYDQRMEFNFNDHVLKDNALRALQKIPYMSGGTATGDAINFAVRSLFKPRSSSNRKFLIIITDGQSYDDVRVPAMAAQREGITVYAVGVAWAPMEDLKAMASEPKESHVFFTREFTGLGQFQQPIVRGICRDFTEFN from the exons ATGTCGTTGTGGTTTGCTGTCCTTCATGTTTTAG GTATTCTCTCTTTGAGCTGGTGCACTTCTGGATCTGAATTAAACG TGGCAACGCCGATTAGCTGTGGGACTCGTGCGGTGGATCTGTCAGACACACATCTGCTGGTGCTCTGTCCAGCAAACTGCTCTCTGTGGAGCCTCTCAGTGTTTGGTTCTGGAGTTTATGCCTCTATTTCCAGCATATGCGGAGCAGCCATTCACAG AGGAATCATAGGTCTGTCTGGTGGACCAGTGGAGGTTCACGGACTGCAAGGGAGGACAAACTACCTCAGCTCTTACGCTCATGGTGTTCAGTCGCAGTCACTGTCGCAATGGAGCGCATCGTTCACTGTGGCCC GAACAATTAGCTTGCCTTTGGAAGTGTCCAGCCAAACCAGCAGTTCTGCCACCGTCGCATCTGGAGCAG CCAAGAAGCCAGTGAAAAAAATAGTGAAGAAGCCTCCTCCAGCAACAGCACACAAAG ATTGTCCAGTTGATATGGCTTTGTTGCTGGATAGCAGCTACAACATCGGACAGCGGCGGTTCAACTTGCAGAAGAACTTTGTCAGTAAACTTGCAACCATGCTGAAGGTTGGGACACAAGGTCCTCATGTAGGAGTGGTGCAAACCAG TGAAACACCTCGAACTGAATTCTACCTGACAAACTATACGACAGCCAAAGATGTGACCTTTGCCATCAAAGAAATCCCGTACATTGGGGGCAATACCAATACAG GTAAGGCCATACTGCACACCGTGAGGAACTTCTTCAGTCCGGATTTTGGGGTGCGGAGAGGTTACCCACGGGTCATTGTGGTGTTTGTTGATGGGTGGCCTTCTGATAATGTGGAGGAGGCAGCAATTTTAGCCAGAGAGTCTGGCATTAACATCTTCTTTGTGTCTGTGGCCAAGCCTTCCCCTGAGGAGGCAAGTCTGGTGAGCGATCAAGACTTCATGAGAAAG GCAGTGTGCAAGGACAATGAGTTCTTCACCTTCACCATGCCCAGTTGGTTCAGCACCAACAAGTTTGTAAAGCCACTAGCTCAAAAGCTTTGCTCCATCGATCAGATGCTTTGCAGCAAGACGTGCTACAACTCAGTGGATCTGGGCTTCCTGATCGATGGCTCCAGCAGTGTAGGTGACGGGAACTTCCGGCTGGTGCTGGACCTCCTTGTCTCCATCGCACGTAGCTTTGATATCTCCGACATTGGATCTCGCATTGGTGCCATCCAGTTTACCTATGACCAAAGGATGGAGTTCAACTTCAATGACCACGTCTTGAAAGATAATGCTCTAAGGGCCCTGCAGAAGATCCCGTATATGAGCGGGGGAACAGCCACTGGAGATGCCATTAACTTTGCTGTGCGGAGTCTCTTTAAACCCCGCTCAAGCTCCAACAGGAAGTTTCTCATCATCATCACTGATGGACAATCTTACGATGATGTGAGAGTTCCAGCTATGGCTGCCCAAAGAGAGG GAATCACTGTTTACGCAGTGGGTGTTGCTTGGGCTCCTATGGAAGATCTGAAGGCGATGGCGTCTGAGCCCAAGGAGAGCCATGTGTTTTTCACTCGCGAGTTCACCGGGTTGGGACAGTTCCAGCAGCCCATCGTCCGGGGCATCTGCAGGGACTTCACAGAGTTCAATTAG